Proteins from a genomic interval of Nasonia vitripennis strain AsymCx chromosome 3, Nvit_psr_1.1, whole genome shotgun sequence:
- the LOC100123388 gene encoding THO complex subunit 1 isoform X1 — translation MASFETLRKDYSKYVQQCLKSSDIATFQKKTIEQCANDKDRKPAIDQALRDTLVIILSNNATNNTRTLESYIKFCIELCRKDLATTSMPVMLLSDMFDALTLNLCEDLFTYVENNVSTWKEDLFFGACKNNLLRMCNDLLRRLSRSQQTVFCGRILLFLAKFFPFSERSGLNIVSEFNLENITEFGSEKSEEEVIQQMEVDGEKSETKISIDYNLYRKFWALQDFFRNPNQCYNKMHWKCFSTHATNVLSTFASFKLEDQKDCIIDHLKIESLLDGRYKDNHYFAKYLTNEKLLELQLSDSNFRRFVLLQFLILFQYLNSTVKFKSETHELKPDQVEWVNTTTEQVYLLLTETPPDGAAFAEAVKHILKREEYWNSWKNEGCPAFKRPAPEPMTEADEARKPKRLRRKIGDLIRDAQAVGKYYMGNQELTKLWNLCPNNLEACKSKDRDFLPSLETYFEEAIEQLDPAAAIEDEYKKVNDGNFGWRALRLLARRSPHFFVHGNYPINKLQEYLEIMIKKIAKDRPVCITNQVQTDIKQEAGETPPSEQIEQDFNEETLKQETEAIESKPKVINRISRELVEKLAEVMKDDWETLAAKLGYTNDEIVFFGKKQTPYEQCQEMLVIWTEEDPEASIEHLKSILQELNCTEALEVVNSNTVKTE, via the exons ATGGCATCCTTTGAAACATTACGCAAGGATTATAGT AAATATGTACAGCAGTGCCTAAAGAGTTCAGACATAGCAACATTTCAAAAGAAAACTATCGAACAATGTGCCAATGATAAAGACAGGAAGCCTGCCATTGATCAGGCGCTGCGAGACACCTTAGTCATAATATTGTCAAATAATGCTACCAACAATACAAGAACATTGGAGTCTTACATTAAATTCTGCATTGAATTATGTCGGAAGGATTTGGCAACAACAAGTATGCCTGTTATGCTGCTTAGCGATATGTTTGACGCACTAACGCTGAATCTCTGTGAAGATTTGTTTACATACGTTGAAAATAATGTATCTACTTGGAAGGAAGACTTGTTCTTCGGAgcctgtaaaaataatttgctcCGCATGTGCAATGATCTTCTAAGGAGGCTTTCTCGTTCTCAGCAGACTGTGTTTTGTGGTAGAATTTTGCTTTTCTTGGCCAAGTTTTTTCCATTCTCCGAAAGATCAGGACTTAATATTGTGAGTgaatttaatttggaaaatattACTGAATTCGGATCAGAAAAGTCAGAAGAAGAGGTCATTCAGCAAATGGAAGTTGACGGTGAAAAATcagaaacaaaaatttctATTGATTATAATTTGTACAGGAAATTTTGGGCTTTACAAGATTTCTTTAGGAATCCAAACCAATGCTACAACAAAATGCATTGGAAGTGTTTTTCGACC caCGCTACTAATGTGTTATCTACATTTGCTTCATTTAAATTGGAAGATCAAAAGGATTGCATAATAgatcatttaaaaattgaatcaTTATTAGATGGACGTTACAAAGATAACCATTATTTTGCAAAGTATTtgacaaatgaaaaattattagaacTGCAGTTGTCTGATTCCAATTTCCGACGATTTGTATTGctccaatttttaattttgtttcaatatttaaatagTACAGTGAAATTCAAATC AGAAACACACGAGTTAAAACCTGATCAAGTGGAATGGGTCAACACAACTACTGAACAAGTTTATTTGTTACTGACTGAAACTCCACCTGATGGGGCTGCTTTTGCAGAAGCTGTTAAGCATATTTTGAAACGAGAAGAATATTGGAATTCTTGGAAAAATGAAGGATGTCCAGCTTTCAAAAGGCCAGCTCCAGAACCAATGACAGAAGCAGATGAAGCTAGAAAACCAAAAAGGCTCAGGAGAAAAATTGGGGATCTGATACGCGATGCACAAGCTGTAGGCAAATATTACATGGGAAA tcaAGAATTGACAAAATTGTGGAATCTATGTCCAAACAATCTGGAAGCCTGTAAATCTAAGGATAGGGATTTCTTACCTTCACTGGAAACCTACTTTGAAGAGGCAATCGAACAGTTAGATCCAGCTGCTGCTATAGAAGATGAATACAA GAAAGTTAACGACGGTAATTTTGGCTGGAGAGCACTCAGGTTATTGGCAAGGCGAAGCCCACACTTCTTTGTTCATGGAAACTACCCCATTAATAAACTTCAGGAGTACCTagaaataatgataaaaaaaatagctaAAGATAGACCAGTATGTATTACAAAT CAGGTTCAAACTGATATAAAGCAAGAGGCAGGAGAAACACCACCTTCTGAACAAATTGAACAAGACTTTAATGAAGAAACGCTGAAACAAGAAACTGAGGCGATAGAATCCAAACCTAAAGTAATTAACAGGATAAGTCGCGAGTTAGTCGAAAAGTTGGCAGAAGTTATGAAAGATGACTGGGAAACATTAGCTGCTAAGTTAGGATATACAAACGACGAG
- the LOC100123388 gene encoding THO complex subunit 1 isoform X2, which yields MASFETLRKDYSKYVQQCLKSSDIATFQKKTIEQCANDKDRKPAIDQALRDTLVIILSNNATNNTRTLESYIKFCIELCRKDLATTSMPVMLLSDMFDALTLNLCEDLFTYVENNVSTWKEDLFFGACKNNLLRMCNDLLRRLSRSQQTVFCGRILLFLAKFFPFSERSGLNIVSEFNLENITEFGSEKSEEEVIQQMEVDGEKSETKISIDYNLYRKFWALQDFFRNPNQCYNKMHWKCFSTHATNVLSTFASFKLEDQKDCIIDHLKIESLLDGRYKDNHYFAKYLTNEKLLELQLSDSNFRRFVLLQFLILFQYLNSTVKFKSETHELKPDQVEWVNTTTEQVYLLLTETPPDGAAFAEAVKHILKREEYWNSWKNEGCPAFKRPAPEPMTEADEARKPKRLRRKIGDLIRDAQAVGKYYMGNQELTKLWNLCPNNLEACKSKDRDFLPSLETYFEEAIEQLDPAAAIEDEYKKVNDGNFGWRALRLLARRSPHFFVHGNYPINKLQEYLEIMIKKIAKDRPVCITNVQTDIKQEAGETPPSEQIEQDFNEETLKQETEAIESKPKVINRISRELVEKLAEVMKDDWETLAAKLGYTNDEIVFFGKKQTPYEQCQEMLVIWTEEDPEASIEHLKSILQELNCTEALEVVNSNTVKTE from the exons ATGGCATCCTTTGAAACATTACGCAAGGATTATAGT AAATATGTACAGCAGTGCCTAAAGAGTTCAGACATAGCAACATTTCAAAAGAAAACTATCGAACAATGTGCCAATGATAAAGACAGGAAGCCTGCCATTGATCAGGCGCTGCGAGACACCTTAGTCATAATATTGTCAAATAATGCTACCAACAATACAAGAACATTGGAGTCTTACATTAAATTCTGCATTGAATTATGTCGGAAGGATTTGGCAACAACAAGTATGCCTGTTATGCTGCTTAGCGATATGTTTGACGCACTAACGCTGAATCTCTGTGAAGATTTGTTTACATACGTTGAAAATAATGTATCTACTTGGAAGGAAGACTTGTTCTTCGGAgcctgtaaaaataatttgctcCGCATGTGCAATGATCTTCTAAGGAGGCTTTCTCGTTCTCAGCAGACTGTGTTTTGTGGTAGAATTTTGCTTTTCTTGGCCAAGTTTTTTCCATTCTCCGAAAGATCAGGACTTAATATTGTGAGTgaatttaatttggaaaatattACTGAATTCGGATCAGAAAAGTCAGAAGAAGAGGTCATTCAGCAAATGGAAGTTGACGGTGAAAAATcagaaacaaaaatttctATTGATTATAATTTGTACAGGAAATTTTGGGCTTTACAAGATTTCTTTAGGAATCCAAACCAATGCTACAACAAAATGCATTGGAAGTGTTTTTCGACC caCGCTACTAATGTGTTATCTACATTTGCTTCATTTAAATTGGAAGATCAAAAGGATTGCATAATAgatcatttaaaaattgaatcaTTATTAGATGGACGTTACAAAGATAACCATTATTTTGCAAAGTATTtgacaaatgaaaaattattagaacTGCAGTTGTCTGATTCCAATTTCCGACGATTTGTATTGctccaatttttaattttgtttcaatatttaaatagTACAGTGAAATTCAAATC AGAAACACACGAGTTAAAACCTGATCAAGTGGAATGGGTCAACACAACTACTGAACAAGTTTATTTGTTACTGACTGAAACTCCACCTGATGGGGCTGCTTTTGCAGAAGCTGTTAAGCATATTTTGAAACGAGAAGAATATTGGAATTCTTGGAAAAATGAAGGATGTCCAGCTTTCAAAAGGCCAGCTCCAGAACCAATGACAGAAGCAGATGAAGCTAGAAAACCAAAAAGGCTCAGGAGAAAAATTGGGGATCTGATACGCGATGCACAAGCTGTAGGCAAATATTACATGGGAAA tcaAGAATTGACAAAATTGTGGAATCTATGTCCAAACAATCTGGAAGCCTGTAAATCTAAGGATAGGGATTTCTTACCTTCACTGGAAACCTACTTTGAAGAGGCAATCGAACAGTTAGATCCAGCTGCTGCTATAGAAGATGAATACAA GAAAGTTAACGACGGTAATTTTGGCTGGAGAGCACTCAGGTTATTGGCAAGGCGAAGCCCACACTTCTTTGTTCATGGAAACTACCCCATTAATAAACTTCAGGAGTACCTagaaataatgataaaaaaaatagctaAAGATAGACCAGTATGTATTACAAAT GTTCAAACTGATATAAAGCAAGAGGCAGGAGAAACACCACCTTCTGAACAAATTGAACAAGACTTTAATGAAGAAACGCTGAAACAAGAAACTGAGGCGATAGAATCCAAACCTAAAGTAATTAACAGGATAAGTCGCGAGTTAGTCGAAAAGTTGGCAGAAGTTATGAAAGATGACTGGGAAACATTAGCTGCTAAGTTAGGATATACAAACGACGAG
- the LOC100123388 gene encoding THO complex subunit 1 isoform X4, whose product MASFETLRKDYSKYVQQCLKSSDIATFQKKTIEQCANDKDRKPAIDQALRDTLVIILSNNATNNTRTLESYIKFCIELCRKDLATTSMPVMLLSDMFDALTLNLCEDLFTYVENNVSTWKEDLFFGACKNNLLRMCNDLLRRLSRSQQTVFCGRILLFLAKFFPFSERSGLNIVSEFNLENITEFGSEKSEEEVIQQMEVDGEKSETKISIDYNLYRKFWALQDFFRNPNQCYNKMHWKCFSTHATNVLSTFASFKLEDQKDCIIDHLKIESLLDGRYKDNHYFAKYLTNEKLLELQLSDSNFRRFVLLQFLILFQYLNSTVKFKSETHELKPDQVEWVNTTTEQVYLLLTETPPDGAAFAEAVKHILKREEYWNSWKNEGCPAFKRPAPEPMTEADEARKPKRLRRKIGDLIRDAQAVGKYYMGNQELTKLWNLCPNNLEACKSKDRDFLPSLETYFEEAIEQLDPAAAIEDEYKKVNDGNFGWRALRLLARRSPHFFVHGNYPINKLQEYLEIMIKKIAKDRPVQTDIKQEAGETPPSEQIEQDFNEETLKQETEAIESKPKVINRISRELVEKLAEVMKDDWETLAAKLGYTNDEIVFFGKKQTPYEQCQEMLVIWTEEDPEASIEHLKSILQELNCTEALEVVNSNTVKTE is encoded by the exons ATGGCATCCTTTGAAACATTACGCAAGGATTATAGT AAATATGTACAGCAGTGCCTAAAGAGTTCAGACATAGCAACATTTCAAAAGAAAACTATCGAACAATGTGCCAATGATAAAGACAGGAAGCCTGCCATTGATCAGGCGCTGCGAGACACCTTAGTCATAATATTGTCAAATAATGCTACCAACAATACAAGAACATTGGAGTCTTACATTAAATTCTGCATTGAATTATGTCGGAAGGATTTGGCAACAACAAGTATGCCTGTTATGCTGCTTAGCGATATGTTTGACGCACTAACGCTGAATCTCTGTGAAGATTTGTTTACATACGTTGAAAATAATGTATCTACTTGGAAGGAAGACTTGTTCTTCGGAgcctgtaaaaataatttgctcCGCATGTGCAATGATCTTCTAAGGAGGCTTTCTCGTTCTCAGCAGACTGTGTTTTGTGGTAGAATTTTGCTTTTCTTGGCCAAGTTTTTTCCATTCTCCGAAAGATCAGGACTTAATATTGTGAGTgaatttaatttggaaaatattACTGAATTCGGATCAGAAAAGTCAGAAGAAGAGGTCATTCAGCAAATGGAAGTTGACGGTGAAAAATcagaaacaaaaatttctATTGATTATAATTTGTACAGGAAATTTTGGGCTTTACAAGATTTCTTTAGGAATCCAAACCAATGCTACAACAAAATGCATTGGAAGTGTTTTTCGACC caCGCTACTAATGTGTTATCTACATTTGCTTCATTTAAATTGGAAGATCAAAAGGATTGCATAATAgatcatttaaaaattgaatcaTTATTAGATGGACGTTACAAAGATAACCATTATTTTGCAAAGTATTtgacaaatgaaaaattattagaacTGCAGTTGTCTGATTCCAATTTCCGACGATTTGTATTGctccaatttttaattttgtttcaatatttaaatagTACAGTGAAATTCAAATC AGAAACACACGAGTTAAAACCTGATCAAGTGGAATGGGTCAACACAACTACTGAACAAGTTTATTTGTTACTGACTGAAACTCCACCTGATGGGGCTGCTTTTGCAGAAGCTGTTAAGCATATTTTGAAACGAGAAGAATATTGGAATTCTTGGAAAAATGAAGGATGTCCAGCTTTCAAAAGGCCAGCTCCAGAACCAATGACAGAAGCAGATGAAGCTAGAAAACCAAAAAGGCTCAGGAGAAAAATTGGGGATCTGATACGCGATGCACAAGCTGTAGGCAAATATTACATGGGAAA tcaAGAATTGACAAAATTGTGGAATCTATGTCCAAACAATCTGGAAGCCTGTAAATCTAAGGATAGGGATTTCTTACCTTCACTGGAAACCTACTTTGAAGAGGCAATCGAACAGTTAGATCCAGCTGCTGCTATAGAAGATGAATACAA GAAAGTTAACGACGGTAATTTTGGCTGGAGAGCACTCAGGTTATTGGCAAGGCGAAGCCCACACTTCTTTGTTCATGGAAACTACCCCATTAATAAACTTCAGGAGTACCTagaaataatgataaaaaaaatagctaAAGATAGACCA GTTCAAACTGATATAAAGCAAGAGGCAGGAGAAACACCACCTTCTGAACAAATTGAACAAGACTTTAATGAAGAAACGCTGAAACAAGAAACTGAGGCGATAGAATCCAAACCTAAAGTAATTAACAGGATAAGTCGCGAGTTAGTCGAAAAGTTGGCAGAAGTTATGAAAGATGACTGGGAAACATTAGCTGCTAAGTTAGGATATACAAACGACGAG
- the LOC100123388 gene encoding THO complex subunit 1 isoform X3, which yields MASFETLRKDYSKYVQQCLKSSDIATFQKKTIEQCANDKDRKPAIDQALRDTLVIILSNNATNNTRTLESYIKFCIELCRKDLATTSMPVMLLSDMFDALTLNLCEDLFTYVENNVSTWKEDLFFGACKNNLLRMCNDLLRRLSRSQQTVFCGRILLFLAKFFPFSERSGLNIVSEFNLENITEFGSEKSEEEVIQQMEVDGEKSETKISIDYNLYRKFWALQDFFRNPNQCYNKMHWKCFSTHATNVLSTFASFKLEDQKDCIIDHLKIESLLDGRYKDNHYFAKYLTNEKLLELQLSDSNFRRFVLLQFLILFQYLNSTVKFKSETHELKPDQVEWVNTTTEQVYLLLTETPPDGAAFAEAVKHILKREEYWNSWKNEGCPAFKRPAPEPMTEADEARKPKRLRRKIGDLIRDAQAVGKYYMGNQELTKLWNLCPNNLEACKSKDRDFLPSLETYFEEAIEQLDPAAAIEDEYKKVNDGNFGWRALRLLARRSPHFFVHGNYPINKLQEYLEIMIKKIAKDRPQVQTDIKQEAGETPPSEQIEQDFNEETLKQETEAIESKPKVINRISRELVEKLAEVMKDDWETLAAKLGYTNDEIVFFGKKQTPYEQCQEMLVIWTEEDPEASIEHLKSILQELNCTEALEVVNSNTVKTE from the exons ATGGCATCCTTTGAAACATTACGCAAGGATTATAGT AAATATGTACAGCAGTGCCTAAAGAGTTCAGACATAGCAACATTTCAAAAGAAAACTATCGAACAATGTGCCAATGATAAAGACAGGAAGCCTGCCATTGATCAGGCGCTGCGAGACACCTTAGTCATAATATTGTCAAATAATGCTACCAACAATACAAGAACATTGGAGTCTTACATTAAATTCTGCATTGAATTATGTCGGAAGGATTTGGCAACAACAAGTATGCCTGTTATGCTGCTTAGCGATATGTTTGACGCACTAACGCTGAATCTCTGTGAAGATTTGTTTACATACGTTGAAAATAATGTATCTACTTGGAAGGAAGACTTGTTCTTCGGAgcctgtaaaaataatttgctcCGCATGTGCAATGATCTTCTAAGGAGGCTTTCTCGTTCTCAGCAGACTGTGTTTTGTGGTAGAATTTTGCTTTTCTTGGCCAAGTTTTTTCCATTCTCCGAAAGATCAGGACTTAATATTGTGAGTgaatttaatttggaaaatattACTGAATTCGGATCAGAAAAGTCAGAAGAAGAGGTCATTCAGCAAATGGAAGTTGACGGTGAAAAATcagaaacaaaaatttctATTGATTATAATTTGTACAGGAAATTTTGGGCTTTACAAGATTTCTTTAGGAATCCAAACCAATGCTACAACAAAATGCATTGGAAGTGTTTTTCGACC caCGCTACTAATGTGTTATCTACATTTGCTTCATTTAAATTGGAAGATCAAAAGGATTGCATAATAgatcatttaaaaattgaatcaTTATTAGATGGACGTTACAAAGATAACCATTATTTTGCAAAGTATTtgacaaatgaaaaattattagaacTGCAGTTGTCTGATTCCAATTTCCGACGATTTGTATTGctccaatttttaattttgtttcaatatttaaatagTACAGTGAAATTCAAATC AGAAACACACGAGTTAAAACCTGATCAAGTGGAATGGGTCAACACAACTACTGAACAAGTTTATTTGTTACTGACTGAAACTCCACCTGATGGGGCTGCTTTTGCAGAAGCTGTTAAGCATATTTTGAAACGAGAAGAATATTGGAATTCTTGGAAAAATGAAGGATGTCCAGCTTTCAAAAGGCCAGCTCCAGAACCAATGACAGAAGCAGATGAAGCTAGAAAACCAAAAAGGCTCAGGAGAAAAATTGGGGATCTGATACGCGATGCACAAGCTGTAGGCAAATATTACATGGGAAA tcaAGAATTGACAAAATTGTGGAATCTATGTCCAAACAATCTGGAAGCCTGTAAATCTAAGGATAGGGATTTCTTACCTTCACTGGAAACCTACTTTGAAGAGGCAATCGAACAGTTAGATCCAGCTGCTGCTATAGAAGATGAATACAA GAAAGTTAACGACGGTAATTTTGGCTGGAGAGCACTCAGGTTATTGGCAAGGCGAAGCCCACACTTCTTTGTTCATGGAAACTACCCCATTAATAAACTTCAGGAGTACCTagaaataatgataaaaaaaatagctaAAGATAGACCA CAGGTTCAAACTGATATAAAGCAAGAGGCAGGAGAAACACCACCTTCTGAACAAATTGAACAAGACTTTAATGAAGAAACGCTGAAACAAGAAACTGAGGCGATAGAATCCAAACCTAAAGTAATTAACAGGATAAGTCGCGAGTTAGTCGAAAAGTTGGCAGAAGTTATGAAAGATGACTGGGAAACATTAGCTGCTAAGTTAGGATATACAAACGACGAG
- the LOC100679055 gene encoding phosphatidylinositol phosphatase PTPRQ-like, whose amino-acid sequence MLRRKVWAIICISQFFCVFCRGDLSNKYLYLNETSAEDTSLDNESIVIEDLKIVKASADSLTVSWSANHENLTSYLIQWFKDDEFVGNASKIFSFQDKIEFTIESLEACIIYNITVTPQTIFDIDNDASESVIGKTASTQPDAPLIQSASPGKINDALMLNVSWKVPKVGRYCIKHYLVRAEAQIHNLKHFVTQNTPNTSIVLPDLHACTSYKVIVKAIDRNDGKGLESSIQAKPTLDKVTIAPKLVNSINVPPFISTRTTITLNWNVLDQKNNCSIDSVWTDCNYSYTEGYGFEVKERGTTNVTTHGQNPRIVRLLVQDLSPFTKYICWGWTINSAGWSRFGMPVPVFTKEDVPSAPENFRHLENTQFTFAWDAPKSMPGQLQKYKLTTSWKPLYPVPDFCNVTRRAVMENIRPTANNYTWKGGEGYSEYTANIEARTDAGWGSKSESITFLSGQKGVPDKVTNLDCETRLRKNDSNALETILSWNLPCSLKGRLKQFELRVFGSRPHSENHVISSLILIQDIDGLRKNKKFSYNFGELRPQYSYIFSVSAAIHGTDEKGEVAKFDTEYPAGIPPQPNKTYIKSITLNPNKIQRTPTSFEILLPLFSHENGNVQYYAILVSQLGFNKEQRNMRFDSKNGDWPDVASWRESMERDFKLPYQASEPRWSPYPNHILDYGSIQAVKIVIGDDITCKDVSMTTKGRLYCNGPLKPDTWYEVRMRAFTYGGYADSAPFKVKTDAEMSVGMIIGIVIGILLIGIIVALLLAWKSHAKRKEKKSTEQEENDQDRNRNRRLTMNMHSHSYENSAARTRRRYEQ is encoded by the exons ATGTTGAGAAGAAAAGTTTGGGCAATCATCTGCATCTCGCAGTTTTTCTGTGTATTTTGTCGAGGCGATTTGTCGAACAAGTATCTGTATTTGAACGAGACGTCGGCAGAGGATACTTCACTCG ATAACGAGTCGATAGTCATTGAAGATTTAAAAATAGTCAAAGCTTCCGCCGATTCGCTGACCGTATCCTGGAGTGCGAATCACGAAAATTTAACTTCATATTTGATACAATGGTTCAAGGACGACGAATTCGTGGGCAATGCGAGCAAGATCTTTTCCTTCCAAGATAAAATCGAATTCACAATCGAGTCGTTGGAGGCTTGCATCATCTACAACATCACGGTTACACCTCAGACGATCTTCGACATCGATAACGATGCAAGTGAAAGTGTAATCGGTAAAACCGCCTCGACAC AACCAGACGCGCCCCTGATACAAAGCGCGAGTCCTGGAAAAATCAACGACGCGCTTATGCTGAACGTGTCCTGGAAAGTGCCAAAAGTCGGAAGGTATTGCATCAAGCACTACTTGGTCAGGGCCGAGGCGCAAATTCACAATTTGAAACACTTCGTGACTCAAAACACCCCCAATACGAGTATAGTTTTACCGGACCTCCATGCGTGTACTTCGTACAAGGTGATCGTCAAAGCGATCGATCGAAACGACGGCAAAGGATTGGAATCCTCGATTCAGGCGAAACCTACATTGGACAAAG TTACCATAGCACCAAAACTGGTGAACAGCATCAACGTGCCGCCGTTCATATCCACGAGAACGACGATCACCTTGAACTGGAACGTTTTGGaccaaaaaaataactgcTCCATCGACTCGGTGTGGACCGACTGTAATTACTCCTACACGGAGGGATATGGATTCGAGGTGAAGGAAAGAGGAACTACTAACGTGACGACCCATGGGCAGAACCCTAGGATCGTGAGACTTCTGGTCCAGGATCTCAGCCCGTTTACCAAATACATCTGCTGGGGCTGGACTATCAATTCTGCTGGTTGGAGTCGTTTTGGGATGCCAGTGCCGGTTTTCACCAAGGAAGACG TGCCCTCGGCTCCGGAAAACTTTCGTCACCTGGAGAACACCCAATTCACATTCGCATGGGATGCCCCGAAGTCGATGCCGGGTCAGCTGCAGAAGTACAAGCTAACGACCTCCTGGAAACCGCTCTATCCTGTGCCCGACTTCTGTAACGTCACCCGCAGAGCTGTCATGGAGAACATTCGTCCTACTGCCAACAACTACACCTGGAAAGGTGGCGAGGGATACTCCGAGTACACGGCCAACATAGAAGCAAGGACAGATGCCGGTTGGGGATCCAAGAGCGAAAGCATCACGTTTCTCAGTGGCCAGAAAGGAG TGCCCGATAAGGTCACGAATTTGGATTGCGAAACCAGGCTTAGGAAGAACGACTCCAATGCTCTGGAGACCATCCTGTCTTGGAATTTGCCCTGCTCGCTGAAAGGACGACTGAAGCAATTCGAATTGAGGGTATTTGGCTCGAGACCCCATTCGGAAAATCACGTCATCAGCAGCCTTATATTAATCCAAGATATCGACggtttgagaaaaaataaaaagttcagCTATAACTTCGGAGAGTTGAGACCTCAATACTCTTACATATTCAGCGTTTCCGCCGCCATACACGGGACAGATGAGAAGGGCGAAGTCGCCAAATTTGACACCGAGTATCCAGCCGGAA ttCCACCTCAACCGAACAAGACTTACATAAAATCCATAACTCTGAATCCAAACAAAATTCAACGCACCCCAACGTCCTTCGAGATCTTGTTACCTCTGTTTTCGCACGAGAACGGCAATGTGCAATACTACGCTATCTTGGTATCCCAGTTAGGTTTTAACAAGGAACAGCGCAATATGAGATTTGATTCGAAAAATGGGGATTGGCCAGACGTGGCGTCCTGGAGAGAGTCAATGGAAAGAGATTTCAAACTGCCTTATCAGGCCTCGGAACCGAGATGGTCGCCTTATC cgaATCACATCCTCGATTACGGAAGCATACAAGCGGTGAAAATCGTCATAGGTGACGACATCACTTGTAAGGATGTATCGATGACAACGAAAGGTAGATTGTATTGTAATGGGCCTCTTAAACCCGACACTTGGTACGAAGTACGAATGAGGGCATTCACATACGGAGGATATGCTGATTCGGCACCGTTTAAAGTGAAAACCG ATGCGGAAATGAGTGTGGGTATGATTATTGGTATCGTGATCGGAATACTGCTGATAGGAATTATTGTTGCTTTGTTGTTAGCTTGGAAATCGCACGCAAAACG aaaagagaaaaagtcaACGGAGCAGGAGGAGAACGATCAAGATAGAAATAGAAATAGAAGATTAACAATGAACATGCATTCTCACAGTTATGAAAATTCCGCTGCGAGAACTAGGCGGCGTTACGAACAATAA